The following proteins are co-located in the Macadamia integrifolia cultivar HAES 741 chromosome 3, SCU_Mint_v3, whole genome shotgun sequence genome:
- the LOC122073806 gene encoding AT-hook motif nuclear-localized protein 10 produces the protein MMSGSEAGIMSGRESFGVGLQKSPVPSQPSGIPNMRLAFSSDGTAVYKPVTTSSPTTFQPSSGAAATGSAGAGGGGGGGAGGGGGVAAGGGGGGNGAAGAIVQHSLNMNMGEPMKRKRGRPRKYGPDGTMALALTPASPAVPSGGFSSPPSTGATTPVAASSPSSMKKARGRPPGSGKKQQMAALGSAGIGFMPHVITVKAGEDVSSKIMSFSHHGPRAVCILSANGAISNVTLRQAATSGGTVTYEGRFEILSLSGSFLLSESGGQRSRTGGLSVSLAGPDGRVLGGGVAGLLTAATPVQVVVGSFIADGRKESKPKNQSEPSSTTPKHAHGGGAVGTGSPQSRGSLSESSGGPGSPLNQSTGPCNNSNPQGLANMPWK, from the exons ATGATGTCCGGATCTGAGGCGGGAATCATGTCGGGTAGAGAATCTTTCGGAGTCGGTCTTCAAAAAAGTCCTGTACCTTCTCAACCATCGGGGATACCCAACATGAGATTAGCGTTTAGTTCCGATGGCACAGCAGTTTATAAACCTGTTACCACAAGCTCTCCAACAACCTTTCAACCCAGCAGTGGAGCTGCTGCTACTGGTAGTGCTGGtgcaggtggtggtggtggtggtggtgcaggtggtgggggtggtgttGCTGCTGGGGGTGGCGGAGGGGGTAATGGTGCCGCAGGGGCAATTGTTCAGCACAGCCTTAACATGAACATGGGTGAGCCAATGAAACGAAAACGAGGAAGGCCGCGAAAGTATGGTCCTGATGGTACCATGGCACTTGCATTAACGCCAGCATCGCCTGCTGTCCCCTCCGGCGGGTTTTCTTCGCCGCCTTCGACGGGTGCCACCACACCTGTCGCTGCTTCATCTCCGTCATCAATGAAGAAGGCAAGGGGCCGTCCGCCGGGCTCTGGCAAGAAGCAGCAGATGGCTGCACTTG GATCAGCTGGGATTGGATTTATGCCCCATGTTATCACAGTTAAGGCTGGAGAG gaTGTATCTTCAAAAATAATGTCATTTTCGCATCATGGTCCACGGGCTGTTTGCATTCTTTCAGCAAATGGTGCTATATCGAATGTAACACTTCGTCAAGCAGCAACATCTGGTGGAACAGTGACTTATGAG GGACGATTTGAAATCCTGTCCCTTTCGGGTTCCTTCTTGCTCTCAGAGAGTGGCGGTCAACGCAGTAGAACCGGTGGACTGAGTGTGTCCCTCGCAGGTCCAGATGGTCGCGTTTTAGGTGGTGGTGTTGCTGGGCTTCTAACAGCAGCGACTCCTGTTCAG GTGGTGGTTGGTAGTTTTATTGCAGATGGCCGTAAAGAATCGAAACCGAAAAATCAATCAGAACCTTCTTCTACTACACCAAAGCATGCTCATGGTGGCGGGGCTGTAGGGACAGGTAGCCCGCAGTCACGAGGGTCCTTGAGTGAATCCTCAGGTGGTCCTGGAAGCCCTCTTAACCAAAGTACAGGCCCTTGCAATAACAGCAACCCACAAGGCTTGGCTAATATGCCGTGGAAATAG
- the LOC122073807 gene encoding expansin-A20-like: MGLSQLTLLYLLLSNIGSITARQGEWKSATATYSKETNGSIITQGACGYGDLHRKSYGEFSAGLSSMLFNRGSSCGGCFELRCVDHIRWCLPGSPSVIITATDFCPPNYGLPSDYGGWCNFPQEHFEMSKAAFAEIAVRKADIVPVQYRRVNCARYGGLRFTVSGSSYFYQVLITNVGLDGEVVAVKVKGSKTGWIPMARNWGQNWQCNINLRGQPLSFEVTSSSGRTVTSYNVAPANWGFDQTFEGKQF; this comes from the exons ATGGGTCTTTCCCAGCTCACACTCCTCTACTTGCTTTTGTCAAATATTGGCTCAATAACTGCTAGGCAAGGGGAATGGAAGTCTGCTACTGCAACATACTCCAAAGAAACAAATGGCTCCATCATCACAC AAGGTGCTTGTGGTTATGGTGACCTTCACAGGAAAAGCTATGGGGAGTTCAGTGCCGGACTTAGTAGTATGTTATTCAACAGAGGGAGTTCCTGTGGGGGATGCTTTGAGTTGAGATGTGTCGACCACATCCGCTGGTGCTTGCCTGGTAGCCCTTCTGTTATCATTACTGCAACAGATTTCTGTCCACCAAATTATGGGCTTCCCTCAGACTATGGTGGCTGGTGCAACTTCCCCCAAGAGCACTTCGAGATGTCCAAGGCAGCTTTTGCTGAAATAGCAGTGAGAAAAGCTGATATTGTGCCAGTACAGTATAGGAG GGTGAACTGCGCAAGGTATGGAGGATTGAGATTCACAGTCAGTGGGAGTTCCTACTTCTATCAAGTCCTGATCACCAATGTTGGGTTGGACGGTGAAGTGGTTGCAGTGAAAGTGAAAGGATCAAAGACAGGTTGGATTCCAATGGCAAGGAACTGGGGCCAAAATTGGCAATGTAACATAAACCTTAGGGGGCAGCCTCTGTCTTTCGAGGTGACAAGCAGCAGTGGAAGAACAGTTACATCCTACAATGTAGCTCCAGCAAATTGGGGGTTTGATCAGACATTTGAAGGGAAACAGTTCTAA